From the genome of Ailuropoda melanoleuca isolate Jingjing chromosome 5, ASM200744v2, whole genome shotgun sequence:
ATTTTGTGTGTGAATACACAGATAAATGCCAAATTTGTGAAATTGTGCCACAGTGGAACCAGAGTGGGCGTAGGTAATTCTCCTTAAGGATGCTTCCAGCTCAGCAAGGTCAACCCTGGGGTGCTCATAGAGGAGCCACTGTTCATCAGCTGGGGGTGAgactttctctgatttcttttttcttttctttttcctttttctcttctttttttccttccttccttccttccttccttccttccttccttccttccttccttctttcttttttgttgtagTTGTCGAAAATTCCTATGGGATCCGGAAACTGATTTACAATTCTACACGGAGCTTTAGTTAGGCTGCGTATCCGTAAGCTAAGGGGCTTGGGGTAAGCCATCGCCGGTGATGGCTGAAGTTATTCACTGCCCAGGCTCACACACAGGCCGAGAGGCGGGGGAACGCGGGCCTCCGGGCGCACGGCACGACCACGGCACCcgcaccccccagccccaggcttccTGTATTTAGGAGGCTCGTCTTCTACAGTAGAAAGCGGCTTTTAGATTTATCAGGCTGTCGTGTGTCGCTTCGCAGAGAATTTTTCAGCTCCCCAAAGCGGCGGACTTGATCCCTGGTTCTGGGGAAGGCAGACGGGAGCAGGTCCCGCACCGTAAGAGGAGGCCCAGCTGGACTGGGCTTTGCGGTTGTGTATTTCTCTCCCCGCGTGTGTCCACGTCGGTCTGCAGGGGCTCTTCTGAGCTGTGCAGGGGTGACGAGAAAAGGGACTGCAAAGTGCCAACGCAGGAGCAGTAGAGAGGATCTTTGAAAACTGACCCACGGAACCCTCCGCCCACATCTCCGGCTCCCGGCAGGCCTGACAGGTATCAAAGGGCGTTCCCCAAACCAAAcagactcccacccccaccctaggGTCGGCGCGCTTGGCGGCCGGGTGTTTGCACAGGTGGGCCGGGGCCCCCGCGGCCGGCAAGGGGCgagcggggggaagggcaggctgtGGGAGGGGGGTGGACCTGGTGCGGGCTGAGCGACAGGCAGCGCTAGGCCCACCGGACGCGCGCAGAGCCCGGAGCGCTCCTCTGGCGCCGCAGAGGAATCCGGTTTTCTGGGCGGAAGCCACAAGGGACAGCCTTGGCGGGGTCACACCGCCTAGGCTGCAGCCCAGACCGGGGTCCTGAGAGCAAGACCGAGCCTGGTCGCTGAGGGCCCGAGTCTCCTCCGCGAGGTGCGGTTCCCGTGAAATTGGAGTGCCGCCTGAACTAAAAGCGTCCTTGCAACTTTCCACTTTCATTTCGAAAACCGGAGCTTGTGCGGTTCCCTTTCCTCGGGGCCTCCGCCGGCcctgcagggagaggctggggagtgcgaaggagaggcagagaggcagcgACTAAGCCACGGgtccctccatccctccactcTCCAtatcctgcttctctccccccgcccccaatggCTCGGTCGTGGGAGTAGGAGCTTGGAGCTGGACATGGAAGGTCGTACAGGGACACCAAGTTCAAGGGCATCTGACCATTCTCTAGAAAACCTTACAATACCTGGGGAGACAGCGAAGGGGACCAGAAGCCAGGGAGGGGACCCCAGTCAGCGGGACTCCGGAGTGTTCATTaggaaggaaagatttttttcaacagGGGAGAATAgctgcgattttttttttttttaaagtcacctttccctttgcctcttttACATTGCCCTGTGTTCTTTAACATAAATAAACTGCGATTTAAAATCTCCATTTGCAGACCTGACTTCATGTACCAATGTAGAAATGAAAATTGTGGCACACAGTTAGAGAGAGATGGTCTGCTGGAGTTCAGAAGCACAAGTGTCTGACTCCTTGCTCGCCTTTAATCTGTGGGttttcaagagaaaaagcaaaggattGAGTATACGAGTCCTGATATTTTCAACCCAATGAACTCGTTGCCCCCACCCTTTGCCCCTActgcatttcagttttattttttagtcttaaTTATTGGCCTGTGGGTGCAAATCTCGACTTCAATGTCTACCTTTTGTCATAATTCAGCCCTATTATTATCACTCTTCATGACTACTAAGTAGACATAACCAAAATCTGTCAAGACTTGTTACTTATTACTAGACTTGCAAATGGgcttccccctacccccacccattTCTGCCCAAAGAGAGCGTCCTGAAACAAATTCCACTTTCTTTACCCCACCTTACAATATGTAAACCCTAAATCATCCTCTCGTTTTAAATGAGATGAGATCTATGGAAGAACTGCAGGAGCAACAATGGGGCCTAAATTTCTAGTTTCTGAATTTCTTGTTCTTTGCGTTGACTAATTAGAATATTGCAATCCATAAATTGTTAGAGCCCCACTGCTTTGAATTTACTGAACAACAGGTGTTCATACTGTTTTCTGGTACTTCCTCTGATCAAGTATGAGAAATTGTCTTTGCCCCATCTGAGGTGGTGTTTTCTCTTCAGATCACAACTGAAATAGGCCTGGCAGCCCCACCTCTACAAATGATATCCTCGTATGAAaggagagagtgaaaaaaaatactggttgGTTCATAAACGAATTAACTTTTGCATTCCTAAAAAGGTAGATCGTTTCATTTTGACAAAAACCATTGACTTTCAAGTTGCTTTTAAAACTGCCCTGGAGAAATCTTTGGTGTATTAAGATAGTCTTATGCCAagattgtttccagctttttgaACTCCAAGTCAGaaccaatttcttaaaaatatctgcTTGATTATAAGCTTGCTAATAGCTCAATTTGTCTGCTAAAGGATTCTTGTAGGAGAGGGGCACACACCTTATCATTTGTTCTGGTAACTCTTAGGTGAGTTCTCATAGAGGTTATTGGTTCGAAGTTTAAGAAATCATGTTGATAGAAGTCCCATCCTGGAGATTTGTAGGGCAATTGGTTAGGTAAGGAAACCTGCGCTCGGCCTCTGCCTTTATTGAATTATTCAAGAAATTATTTGACCCCCATAGGAAGTTTTTTGAGAGTCAAGCCTGAACCCATTTTCttggcaggggcagggtggggggaatgTAAAAAACTCTCCATCTCCGACCCACTACCACAAAGTGCTAAAGTCAgttgtgaattttattaaaaataagcactATCCCTGGGTTTCATAAAATTTATACATGAATATGTACagacacaaataaaataatattaaaaataaaaatcacacttgCTTTCACGTGGCAGTGGTCCTGGCACCCCACATACATAATGCtaacttttcctttaaagaaattgCTTGGCCCAAGGAGACCACAGTTAGAGATCACCATACCACTAATAAGGCTGTAGCCCGTTGCCTGCAACATTTTCAATTCAGgtctcaaaaatatataaataatttaattacaaaaccccactttttttttttaaatcttttggcACAGTGAAGCATTGGTCACTAGCAGAGAAATGACTGAAGATTCTCTGACACCTTTGTCACACTCAGTTATGCCTGTAAATGCCACATACTTACACGGAGCGGGGGCCATTAAGCCCCAAACAGTAGTCATATCATTTATCATATGGAATAGTTccctgatgtgtgtgtgtgtgtgtgtttaaagggATAAATCAATGGAAGGTGAGACAAAAATAGGAGTAAGGGGAAGTAAGAAGATAGGAAAAGTCTTTgtgaagggagagaaggacaggCTTGGTCAAGAACCTAAAACAATTATGGGGAATTGGTTTGGTCTTCTGTAAAGTcacaaaagaagaaggaaaatattctgaACTAAATTAAAACACTTTTGTCAAAAATGCTTTAGTTTTAAGGCACGTTTgatggagatttttcttttaccGTCTTTTTTTTGTCTGGCTAGAAAATGCAAAGCCCCGGCCTGCGTTTCCTGCCTCCCCGACGGCGCCCACCCTTGCTGGGCTCCGCGGCGCCGCTCAGGCCAGGAGCGTCTCCACTGGGTAAGGCAGGTGCGGGCCGGGGCCACAGGACGAGGCCGCCTGCAGGGCCGCGGGCAGCCGCAGGGGGCAGTACAGGTGCGCGGCGCCACCGCCGCCGGCCGCCGGGCCTCGAAACGGCTTGGCTGGGCCCGAGGCCGAGAGGGGCCCGAGCAGAAGGTGAGGTGTGGCGGGTGGCACCGAGGGCTGCGCGTCGGCTCCGCGCGCGCCCAGCAGCGCCGGCTCGGTCGCACCGTACGCGCACAGCGGCAGCAGAGCCCCTCCGGAGGCGCTGGGCAGGAGCGCAGGGTATGTGGGCAGCGTCGGACAGGGCGAGGCGCCCCATGGCAGCCGCGCCCCGGGGGCCGCTTCCCCGTCGCGGCGGCTGCGGAAGGGTTTGCTGAGGATGCTGTCTATGGCGAAGGAGCTGGAGAACTTGCCCGCGGGACTGGAGCGCCCCTCCTGGCGGGCGGGCGAGCGCGCCCCGGGAGAAGCCGAGGCGGCGGGCGCGGGCGGCGGGGGCGCGGCGGTCGGGGGGGCNNNNNNNNNNNNNNNNNNNNNNNNNNNNNNNNNNNNNNNNNNNNNNNNNNNNNNNNNNNNNNNNNNNNNNNNNNNNNNNNNNNNNNNNNNNNNNNNNNNNNNNNNNNNNNNNNNNNNNNNNNNNNNNNNNNNNNNNNNNNNNNNNNNNNNNNNNNNNNNNNNNNNNNNNNNNNNNNNNNNNNNNNNNNNNNNNNNNNNNNNNNNNNNNNNNNNNNNNNNNNNNNNNNNNNNNNNNNNNNNNNNNNNNNNNNNNNNNNNNNNNNNNNNNNNNNNNNNNNNNNNNNNNNNNNNNNNNNNNNNNNNNNNNNNNNNNNNNNNNNNNNNNNNNNNNNNNNNNNNNNNNNNNNNNNNNNNNNNNNNNNNNNNNNNNNNNNNNNNNNNNNNNNNNNNNNNNNNNNNNNNNNNNNNNNNNNNNNNNNNNNNNNNNNNNNNNNNNNNNNNNNNNNNNNNNNNNNNNNNNNNNNNNNNNNNNNNNNNNNNNNNNNNNNNNNNNNNNNNNNNNNNNNNNNNNNNNNNNNNNNNNNNNNNNNNNNNNNNNNNNNNNNNNNNNNNNNNNNNNNNNNNNNNNNNNNNNNNNNNNNNNNNNNNNNNNNNNNNNNNNNNNNNNNNNNNNNNNNNNNNNNNNNNNNNNNNNNNNNNNNNNNNNNNNNNNNNNNNNNNNNNNNNNNNNNNNNNNNNgccgccgccgccgccaccgccaccgGGACCCTCCTCCTCCGCGCCGGGCCGGCCGCCTGCGCTCCGCTCGCCACTGCCCGCCAGCTCCCCAGCGCCGCCGCCCGCCGCGGGGCTGTTGGCCGCACAGTCCCCGTCCGAGCCCAAGGAGTCGTCGCCAGCTGCCGACAGCGGAGATGGCAAGTTGCTGCAGCCTGCACCCTCCAGATCATTCCCTGGCTTGTCCCCGTGGGCCGCGCGGGGGCCGAACGCCTCCAACTTCATGCCCGCGcaccctgtccctgccctgcGCCGTACCCTTTCCTTCGCGCGGCCTTAGGAAGGTGGTGCCGGGGGCCGGAATGGAGATCTCGAGGCCAGGGGTCCTCGCCTTTCTTTCCTGGGAGCTCCCCCTCCTCTTGCGAGAGACAGTCACTTTTCCGTTGAAGAGTCTTCTTCCGCTGgaattttttttggaggggttgTGCTTATTGGGTGAACTAAGAGGGGCGGAGAGGGAGGAGTTGGGTGGGTACTGTCTTCAGTTCGAGGATGAGAGACTTCGGGGTGAATGCGTACAGGGATGCGGTTCCACCCTCTGATGCCCAAGTGTGCCGGGCTTGGGACTTCTTGCTGGAAGGAAGAAGCGTGAGCATCTGCTATCCATTCAAGATACCAGGAGGTGTTCTTCACTGGAGGTCCCAGGTTCTGGGCAGGAATCTTCGGGGCACGGAGACGGTGCCAGCCGGTGTTCGTGTCACCCTTGGGGGAGGCTATGGAACCTTCAGCCTTGAGCGCCTGCGGAGCCGAGTCCCTGAGGCCGTAGCGCCGGTAGCCGCCTTTCCGCCCCCGGTCTCCGAAGCTGCATCTCCGCGCTGGCAGGCCGCTGTTACGTCTCGCTTCCACCTTCGCCCCGGCCCAATATAACCCTGCGGCGGCTccgagggggcggggcctgggcgcCGACGGCCGAGGGGTGGGGGAACGAGGTGGCCTAGGTGGCCGAGGCTCCCCGGAGGGCCCACACCAGGCCGAGGCCATGCGGCAGCACGGCAGCAAAGTCAAGGCGcaggttgtttgttttgggtCGGCCCGGCCCCGCCCTCCGCCTCCTGCCAATGGGAAGCCTGCGCGCGGCTGGGGGTGTGCGCGTGTCTGTGAGTGTGCCTGCGTGCTCGCCCCGCCCGCCCGCTCCTCCCTCAGGTGTGAGCGCCCGACCGCCTGGGAGGGTCCCTGCGTCTCGGACCGCTAGGAGACGATTTGGGCAGTGGAGGTGGGGCGATCCCCAGGGGGCACCTGGAAGGGCTGGGTCTTGGGCAGCAGGGACTTTGCTCAGGCCTGCGATTCTCTCAAACTGCACGCGGTGTAGTGAAAACCGTGCTTCTTCGGAAAGCAAACCCCTGTCGTCCCTGACGAAGTAATGAACAGCAAAGAACGCGCAGGACGCGTTGTAGGGACCGCTTCTGGGAGCCACATGCTGTGCACCTTTCTATGATTTTGCggacttttctttctctccctcccatctttctttctttctttctttcttcccttcctccctccctcccccccttctttctttctcagtacTGGACATgaaattgtgaattttttttttaatgaccttgacTCTTGCTTAAATGGCCTCTgactttcacttttcttttgtttttctttaccttttctatACCTGGTTGGTGGCTCTTGGGTAAGGGCAGCAGTGTTCCCCTCTTTCCCTGGAGCGACTGTGTGTGGCGCAGGGTGCCAGGCTCTGCCTGCGTTTGTACCTCTGCGGAATCCTCCAGACGCGGGCGAAGCGGGGGACGTGCTATTCCCGGCTCCGACTATCAACAGGAACGAAAGGGAGGGTGTGTTCCCAGGGGCGGGAGCCGAAAGCATGATGCGTTTACGAccatttcttcccaatttttcccCGTGAGGGCTTTTGCTGTGGTATCGGACGGTCGGGAAAGGGGGGCCCTTTCTCTGCCGCACGATGTTTGGGCCTACATGGTGTCCATACCCCAGGGACGGGCGCGCTGGACCCCTCCGGAAGGTGCACTTCTAACCCGCTGCCCTTCCACCTTCAggtttcctcctttttcctgcctttgttgGAAATAGCGACGGAGCTGCGAGTACGTGGAAGCTTACctttgatgtttattttattactttccaCCATTTGTGTAGAAAACGTACACAATCCTCTCTTATCTTTATTTAGGCAGTTTTGACGGCATTTAGAACGGGGCGGGCAAAATGACAGACCTATCGGCGGTTCTGTTATTTTCGTGTTTGGAGAAATGATCATTTGGAGATTAGACTGACGTTTCTTGCGTGTTTGagttgggagtggggtggggagtggattCTTTCCCAGAGATGAGCCTCCCTCTAGGGGATCTGCTCACTCTAGCCCTGGGACTTTACGGTCCCTTGAACCTGGAGAGGGGAAGTGGGCTGGGGCAAGTTAGCAGCCAGGTAAAGACCCAGAGATTTGGCTAGCCATAAAAGACACGCACGATGAATGTCATCCTGGTTTGAGCTCTAGACATGGGCAGGGCAAGAGGAGGAAGACCTGTTTTTTGAGTGAGATAAGCCCAGGCGAGTTGAGGTGGGAGCCCAGTTTGGCTGCAGAGTCTAAGGGAGGCAGCTAAGACGCTGCAGCACCAAGGCGCCTAGCCATCACCCCTTTCCATCTTAGAGATAGCACAGGTGTGCTGTCCCACAGGactgaagtcacacagctccACCAAACCGGTGACCCTAATGTAGCCCAGCCATCTCCAGATTTGCAGCAACCCTCATCTCAAGGGCCCTCCGGACTCCCATGGCTTCCTCCACCCTGGTCCTGCAAGCATCCTCctatttcccctcctcctccctcagcagATCCCCCAGCcaggtgctgggggggggggttctcctGTTAGTCTGGAAAGTTCCAGACTGTTGATAGGGATATTGTtcagagagcagagaagaaaattgGGCAACATACTGGGCCCTGCTGCCACTTACACATGACCAGGTGAGGGGCTGCGGTTTGGATCTTCTTTGCCTGTAAAAAGAGGCTGATCCGAAGGGACTCCTAAATCTACTTTCAGCTCTTACACACATAGTTTTTTAGCACTTGTTTTTTCTTGGGTTGAATGTACAGGAGGTACATATCCGTCTCTAGGAAGTTCACAGGGCAACGGAGTGTGAACACCCAGCCGCCAGGGCTGTAGTGGCTGTGGCACTCTTTGCCTTAGCCTGCTAGCTCCAGAATGTGCATATTGGGCCTggtgagaagagggagggggttGTGGATCTCCTGAGCAGGCAACCTGGGGATGGGGCTTTGATCAAAGGAGTGTTGACTGCCCCCAAGGAAGGCAGACTGCCCCCATCActggctgtttttctcttttttacccaGCACCTTCCTTCTCGCCCATCCTCAGCAGGAGCAGACGCTCTTACCCATCTCAGATGTGAAAAGGACCTGCCAGTCACTCCTTTGGGATAGgcctttcccttgcctcagtgCTGGGACGCTGGTGGGCTGCTGTCTGCAGGTTTGGAGCCTATAAAGGTTTGAAGGgaagggtggaggtgggagagtTCTCAGCAggaaaatcttttctattttcagaGTGACTTAGACCATTGGCAGTGGACCTTGGAAGGAAGGCCCTGGTAAGAATGGCAGGAGGTGGGCTACCTTGAGAAGATAAAAAGATCCGCAGAAGCCCCACTAGGGCAGGCGTTTTGTCTTTGTCCGTTACTGCTGTATACCCAGTCCTTGCCTCCAGAATGTCAGATTGTGCCATTTGCTGAGGACATGCTGCATTTGCCTTTNTATATATTTGGGTATAATATCTTTAGCTggttttgttccccttgccttttAATTTCCATAGAGAGAAGTGAATAAGCTATGGCCAAAGATGAGTTCACATTTCTATGATCTTGTGGCCTCCCTAAAGTGGGTTTAGGCAAAGGAAGATAATGCATCTATCTGCAGACACCAAGAATTAAATTAACTGTGGAAACAGTCTgcacatttaataattttatagtgCTTCATAACCCAGTTCCTAAATTCTGATTTGGGAGGGAAATCATTTAATTCCTCAAATGCCTAAGGTAATTTGGGAGACTGGAAATTGACTCTGAGTGGAAATACTGATGACTTGTCCCCTGAATTAAAAGAGCATACAGACTTCGCACAGTGGGAACATGGAATCACCTTGATAACATTCCCTGTGGGTAACCTGGAAACAGCTTTgagtttcttgtgttgttaaccTCTGCTAGTAGCTGCTGTTAGCTTCTGGGTATGAAGAGAAGGTGAACTTAAAAGCATTTTCCTGTGGGAACCTGGGCCTGTGGATGAGTCTGCATTATAATGCCCTTAAGAACCTAAGATCTGCAGGCACAGAGGGCAGGCTAATGTTCAGAGTCCCAAGGCAGAATGCATGGCACTGGACCTATGTGAATTCTCTCTTGAGGCACAGAAAGGGTCCGGACTTGTGGTATTAGAAGTCAGGTGGCAGTGAAAGttccctctgtcttcctttctgttagtgaaaacatgggaaaaaatactttgtGCTCTGTTATAACCCATACCTCTGATTCTTTTGTAGATTCTGAATCCTTGGGAAGAATCCTGCAGAGATTCAGGGTGGGCATGAGAGAATGGATAAAACCTAGGTGATTTTACATATCTTTGTAATAGACACAGGCTCCTGTGTCTGTTTGACACCTGTATTCTGGCACTCTGCTTTTGGGACTCTGGCCCAGCCCACAGACATGGTTTAATCAAAGAAGCCCAGTATTTCGCTAGGCATTACTGAACAGGTACAAACCCAAGGGCTATCCTTGAAGTTTTTTCTGAGAGTCCAAGGGTCACAACCAACAAGAAATCCCTTGGGCTTCCATTGAACTGAGGTGTTATTGGGCTACTTGAGTGTAACCTCCAGGTAGTGGGTCCTGGagagggggaatggcaggcaggtCTAGTGAtggtggagaagagagaaaatagctAAAGGCAAATTGAGGAAAagtaaaggagaaggagagaagatgtGAAGGTATAAAGGAGATCAGCCCCAGTATGATAGGGATTAGAGATCACTGAAAAAGCTGTCTGATTCTTCAATTCAGAGACAAAATCCTGTGCAATGTATGAAATATTATCAGAGATTGAAAGAAAGCCCCTGGGATGATTTATAACAATAAGATGACAGCTTTGATACTGTGGTCATGGAATCCATCCCTTCAGAGCTGAGTCTGAGGAACCCGTCTTGTTTAGTTCTAGTCCAGTTTCCCTATTACCTgaagttctttaaattttaagtttttaaaaactgagaaaaaaaattgaatttcattttacAATGAATTATCCagtgctttctttttaaatttgaagctGCCATTTTccataacaaattaaaaattagactCTCTCCCAATGTTTGTCGAGAGAAGACTGTCTGTCTTTCCATAGGGAAATCTGAATGGGGTACCTCTGACTCTTACACCCCTGGGTACTGCCCCATTGTCACACTGTCATACAAATCCTGGTGAGAGAGGGACAGGTGGCAAATGAGATCTAGTTGGTATCCTTGGATCTACAAATGAGGATgtacaagcaaacaaaacaaaacaggtcttTGCAGGGGTCCCACTCAGTCCTCCCATCAGGCTAGGGAGGGGTCTTATGTCATTCTTGCCTTGGCCAGCAGTCCCCAGCTTCTGGACCCACAGTCTAGGTTTGTGCATGTGGGGTAGAGGTGGAGTGAACTCCTCCATTTAACTCTAGAGAAGGTGTTGTTACTCTTTGGATAGGTGTGGAATTTGGAGATGGATAATCTTGGGTTTGTATCCTTGTTCTAGCAAGCAACTTACTGgtcctcacttttctttttttaatctagaaaaataaCTCTTGTCCAAATTTTAACAACTCAACTCCCTAGAATGTacattctttgtctttctcattctcctcATCCTTGGGAGATCATCTTGCAAAGACTGTGTAAGCCCAGTCAGGCAAATTCTTTGGCAGTTATCTACTAAGCAGAGTTTCCAGGTGGAAActggaaaagtgaaaaacagtCTGTGGGTGGATAGGAAACTTCCTAGACCTAGCATGCAGCTAATGCCTTAGTCAAtgctcagaaagaaagagaaaagtcaagtcgcttgtttttcttccagaaaattgagGACACTTGTGTTATTCAGAGAGGGTAAAACCCATCTTAGCAAATCATATGGGAAAGATTGTGATTGAGCTATGAAGAGAATATCTTTCTGTCTAAGGGtctatctattttttattatctgtcaACTTTTTATCATGGAAGATTTCAAGCATATACAAAAGTAAAGACAAAAGTATAATGAAATCTCATGTAACCATTATCCCAATCAATAGTTACTAATTTATAGcctttcttatttcatttgtatCTTCACTGTCCCTACTTCCCACCCTTCCCTAGGTTTTTCTGGGTAAAATCCAAGACATCATATTTACTTTAATAACTCTAAAAGAtttggacttctttttttaaaaaaataatgtaaccaCAGTATCATTATCAAACCTCATAATATTGCcagcattttaataatattatcaaatatcTAGTCGGTATTTAAATTTCCCTAGTAGTCtcagaaaagatatttacaaatgatatatccaataaggggttaatatgcaaaatatgtaaagaacttataaaactcaacatcgaAAAACCctaaataatctgattttaaaaatggacagaggatctgaatagacctttttttaaagaagacatacaaatggacaatggacacatgaaaatgtgctcaacatcactaatcatcaggcaaatgcaaatcaaaac
Proteins encoded in this window:
- the FOXQ1 gene encoding forkhead box protein Q1, coding for MKLEAFGPRAAHGDKPGNDLEGAGCSNLPSPLSAAGDDSLGSDGDCAANSPAAGGGAGELAGSGERSAGGRPGAEEEGPAPTAAPPPPAPAASASPGARSPARQEGRSSPAGKFSSSFAIDSILSKPFRSRRDGEAAPGARLPWGASPCPTLPTYPALLPSASGGALLPLCAYGATEPALLGARGADAQPSVPPATPHLLLGPLSASGPAKPFRGPAAGGGGAAHLYCPLRLPAALQAASSCGPGPHLPYPVETLLA